The DNA window CATCGGGGCACTCTTCTGGCGGATGCATCGCTGCGCCCGGATCATCTTCTCGCTCAAGTTCCACTTGGGCGAGATGACGCCTGAGGAGTGCATCACATATTTGGTGGAGCGCGTGGGACATGAGCGAGCGAATGCGGAGGCCGAGGTGCGACGGTCGTTTGGCGGACAGTACGGACCGCTCTACCAGGCGGCGTATTTGCTCGGAGGTTTGCAGTTCCGCGCCCTGCACCGTGAACTCGTTGAGTCGGGCAAGATGACCAATCGCGCTTTCCATGATGCCATCCTCAAAGAGGGGCGCATTCCGGTGGAGATGGTGCGCGCTATCCTCACCCGCCAGCCGCTCACCAAAGATTTTCGCTCTTCCTGGCGATTTTATGATCTGGAGCGGCGGTGAGAGATCTCAAAGGAGGCAAGGATGAAGGGGCGTTGCTCTCGTCGTGCATTTCTTCAAGGCTTGGGGGGAGTCGGAGTCGGGGTGATCGCGAAGTCGACCCCCCTTCGCTTTGAAGACGCTCGCGTCGTTCTCCAAGTGCCGAACGGAACGATCCAT is part of the Blastocatellia bacterium genome and encodes:
- a CDS encoding DUF885 domain-containing protein, producing RYKPYRNLFSTPFWGEGWALYWELLLWDLGFHKSPEDRIGALFWRMHRCARIIFSLKFHLGEMTPEECITYLVERVGHERANAEAEVRRSFGGQYGPLYQAAYLLGGLQFRALHRELVESGKMTNRAFHDAILKEGRIPVEMVRAILTRQPLTKDFRSSWRFYDLERR